The Eurosta solidaginis isolate ZX-2024a chromosome 4, ASM4086904v1, whole genome shotgun sequence genome includes a window with the following:
- the Cluap1 gene encoding clusterin-associated protein 1 homolog: MSFKDVRDLAEHLKLLGYPNAFPLQSLANNFGSLASFHVVAEVLQWLAGLLEPGAVLAGSVDTESNRVLLIRSATEFFVTKSAIKLNPRKLYASSAVTATELQKVTRMLIAPRQTAEDRDEEEKYRSLNQVDIGDKMDDLRRARELSADLTQRGVALQELLAKEMLHREERLAQANRPMELSVVERALKNAIASAQVKLQSGRAQLENARVEMNALTSKLQRKRAELERTKQRLEALQKIRPAHMQEFEECEKELEELFQQYFKRLHCRDALKVQYEARMKRSTPTASPLLQKPQESSMPFIPEGLIENDDDDDGGEAELDGSGVLRHGNFGLDADIPDIRDEDLMLKNRRAYGGFMEEVAGGSKLNKRPGTASSRSGRPLTGRTRRPTMGAQAERDAANEGVVGAAGVSKGGMLSNRVGMGDEDDSSFGSSDSEMDMDGLLGIGRGAAASDHLSNLNSEFADLVDDDFDLNSIDDISISKITGELPLRPKTASKPDHHSDEDF; this comes from the exons atgtcgtTCAAGGATGTGCGAG ATTTGGCTGAACATCTCAAGCTACTTGGCTATCCAAATGCATTTCCCTTGCAATCATTGGCCAATAATTTCGGCAGTCTCGCTTCATTTCATGTCGTTGCCGAGGTTCTTCAATGGCTTGCAGGTCTACTTGAGCCCGGAGCAGTATTAGCTGGCAGCGTAGATACCGAAAGCAATCGAGTGCTGCTCATACGCTCCGCCACCGAATTCTTTGTTACCAAATCGGCAATCAAACTAAATCCGCGCAAATTATACGCTTCGTCCGCCGTAACTGCAACCGAGCTACAAAAGGTTACGCGCATGTTAATCGCACCACGACAAACCGCTGAGGATAGAGATGAAGAAGAGAAATATCGCAGTCTCAATCAAGTGGACATCGGTGATAAGATGGATGATTTGCGCCGCGCACGTGAGCTCTCAGCAGATTTAACACAGCGCGGTGTGGCGCTACAGGAGCTGCTCGCCAAAGAAATGTTACATCGTGAAGAGCGCTTAGCGCAAGCAAACCGTCCCATGGAGTTGTCGGTTGTAGAACGCGCACTCAAGAATGCCATAGCGTCGGCGCAAGTCAAACTACAATCGGGTCGCGCACAATTAGAAAACGCGCGCGTTGAAATGAATGCGCTCACCTCGAAATTGCAACGCAAGCGCGCCGAATTGGAACGTACCAAACAGCGGCTAGAAGCGCTGCAGAAAATACGTCCCGCACACATGCAAGAATTCGAAGAATGCGAGAAGGAGCTGGAAGAGTTATTTCAACAATATTTCAAACGCCTGCATTGTCGCGATGCATTGAAGGTGCAATATGAAGCGCGTATGAAGCGCAGCACACCTACGGCATCGCCACTACTACAAAAGCCACAGGAGTCGTCGATGCCTTTCATACCGGAAGGTCTCATagaaaatgatgatgatgatgatggtggtgAAGCGGAGCTTGATGGTAGCGGTGTGTTAAGACATGGAAATTTTGGTTTGGATGCTGATATTCCCGACATACGTGATGAGGATTTAATGTTAAAAAATCGAAGAGCGTATGGTGGTTTTATGGAAGAGGTTGCGGGAGGGAGTAAGCTTAATAAACGACCAGGCACAGCGTCTTCACGTAGTGGACGGCCATTAACAGGTCGGACGCGGCGACCGACAATGGGTGCACAAGCAGAACGCGATGCTGCTAATGAAGGCGTAGTGGGTGCCGCTGGTGTTTCAAAGGGTGGCATGTTGAGCAATCGCGTTGGCATGGGCGATGAGGATGATAGCTCATTTGGCAGTTCTGACAGTGAAATGGATATGGATGGATTGCTAGGTATAGGGCGTGGAGCGGCAGCTAGCGATCATTTAAGCAATTTGAACTCAGAGTTTGCTGATTTGGTGGACGATGATT TTGATTTAAACTCAATAGATGATATAAGCATTTCGAAGATCACCGGCGAGTTACCGTTACGTCCGAAAACAGCAAGCAAACCGGATCATCATAGTGAtgaagatttttaa